From Acidobacteriota bacterium, one genomic window encodes:
- a CDS encoding MOSC domain-containing protein: MNHLTTAEIEAALESVLASPKDVGVLELIVRRPRENEREELETGELDVEKGLVGDNWFGSGRAIDSQITMINSRLVGLIARDDSRRALAGDQLYVDLDLSEENITNGSRLEVGEAMLEVTEKPHNGCKKFVERFGLEAMLFVNSPIGRRHHLRGIYAKVIRSGFVRRGDKVRKVR; encoded by the coding sequence ATGAATCACCTGACAACCGCCGAGATCGAAGCCGCGCTCGAGAGCGTCCTTGCGTCGCCAAAGGATGTTGGTGTGCTGGAACTGATCGTCCGGCGCCCCCGCGAAAACGAACGCGAAGAGCTTGAAACGGGTGAGCTCGATGTCGAAAAAGGACTCGTCGGCGACAACTGGTTCGGTTCCGGCCGCGCGATCGATTCACAGATCACGATGATCAACTCACGTCTCGTCGGACTGATCGCGCGGGACGACTCACGCCGCGCGCTGGCGGGAGACCAGCTATACGTGGATCTCGATCTTTCGGAAGAGAACATCACGAACGGAAGCCGGCTCGAGGTCGGTGAAGCGATGCTTGAGGTGACCGAAAAGCCGCACAACGGCTGCAAGAAATTCGTCGAGCGCTTCGGTCTCGAAGCGATGCTCTTCGTCAACTCGCCGATCGGAAGACGCCACCATCTTCGGGGCATCTACGCGAAGGTGATCAGATCCGGTTTCGTCCGCCGCGGAGACAAGGTCAGAAAAGTCCGATAG
- a CDS encoding Rieske 2Fe-2S domain-containing protein, whose protein sequence is MSRFKINPDIRLAETLPSEFYTSDGIFKESKEKIFARTWQVSAVASTVDNVKPVVLLPGFLDEPLALTRIGGSIACVSNVCTHRGKIVVEDECRANGLRCGYHGRRFDLAGRFLSMPEFEQTLNFPTERDDLARVPCEDWQDLAFVSLEPAASIDVFLADVRRIASGLYSGPLRFAAADDYEVNAHWALYCENYLEGFHIPYVHSGLNRAIDYGSYRTETFRFSSLQVAAADSPEISATFAGGIAAYYFFVFPNLMLNYYPWGVSVNVVKPVRSDLTRVSYLTFVADESKRETGAGADLETVEFEDQAVVESVQRGIRSRFYDRGRYSPTREQGTHHFHRLIAEFMDR, encoded by the coding sequence ATGTCCAGATTCAAAATAAATCCTGACATACGCCTCGCCGAGACCTTGCCGTCCGAGTTTTACACGAGCGACGGGATTTTCAAGGAGTCGAAGGAGAAGATCTTCGCGCGAACCTGGCAAGTGTCGGCCGTCGCTTCGACCGTCGATAACGTCAAGCCCGTGGTCTTGCTCCCGGGTTTTCTCGACGAACCTCTCGCGCTGACACGAATCGGCGGATCGATCGCTTGCGTGTCAAATGTCTGCACGCACCGCGGGAAGATCGTGGTCGAAGACGAGTGCCGCGCGAATGGGCTTCGTTGCGGCTATCACGGCCGCCGTTTCGATCTTGCGGGACGCTTTTTGTCGATGCCGGAATTTGAGCAAACGCTCAACTTTCCTACCGAACGTGACGATCTGGCGCGAGTTCCGTGCGAGGATTGGCAGGATCTTGCATTCGTTTCGCTGGAACCCGCCGCGTCCATCGACGTCTTTTTGGCCGATGTGCGCCGAATTGCATCCGGACTCTATTCCGGTCCGCTCCGTTTCGCGGCGGCGGACGATTACGAGGTCAACGCGCATTGGGCGTTGTACTGTGAGAATTATCTCGAAGGATTTCACATTCCATACGTCCATTCGGGGCTGAACCGCGCGATTGACTACGGTTCGTATCGGACCGAGACGTTCCGTTTTTCGAGTCTCCAGGTCGCGGCCGCTGATTCGCCGGAGATTTCGGCTACATTCGCCGGCGGGATCGCCGCCTATTACTTCTTTGTTTTCCCCAATCTGATGCTCAATTACTATCCGTGGGGTGTTTCGGTGAACGTCGTCAAACCCGTCCGATCGGATTTGACGCGGGTGTCGTACCTGACATTCGTCGCGGACGAGTCGAAGCGCGAAACCGGCGCCGGCGCGGATCTTGAGACCGTCGAATTCGAAGATCAGGCGGTCGTCGAATCGGTCCAGCGCGGGATTCGTTCGAGATTCTACGACCGCGGCCGCTATTCGCCAACGCGTGAACAGGGCACGCATCATTTTCACAGACTGATCGCGGAGTTTATGGATCGATGA
- a CDS encoding GNAT family N-acetyltransferase has protein sequence MTADSNSEIIVRECLTVDELSACVQLQRDVFALPEIEISPVRHFIVTKNAGGFALGAFSSDRLVGFVLSVPAFLRGEHAFYSHMTAVARDFQSFGIGARLKWAQRERALAEGVKFIKWTFQPVQARNAYFNLEKLGAIVRHYEPNFYGTDYPAAHNDGGKLGLDSDRLFAEWHLESDKVNALSRGGSYVESDDFDGAIEIPANWDELVRTDLREAIAQQERIKNEFTSAFADGFFGRGFDRGNGAPRYFLFKS, from the coding sequence ATGACGGCAGATTCAAACTCAGAAATCATTGTTCGCGAATGCCTTACGGTTGATGAATTGAGCGCTTGCGTTCAGCTCCAACGCGATGTATTCGCATTGCCCGAGATCGAGATCTCGCCGGTTCGCCACTTCATCGTCACGAAGAACGCGGGCGGTTTCGCGCTCGGTGCTTTTTCGAGCGATCGTTTGGTCGGATTCGTCCTCAGCGTTCCGGCGTTCCTGCGCGGCGAACACGCGTTCTACTCGCATATGACCGCGGTCGCTCGGGATTTTCAGAGTTTTGGGATCGGCGCGCGACTCAAGTGGGCGCAGCGCGAACGCGCCCTCGCGGAAGGCGTGAAGTTCATCAAATGGACGTTTCAGCCGGTCCAGGCCCGGAACGCTTATTTCAATTTGGAGAAATTAGGCGCGATCGTCCGGCATTACGAGCCTAACTTCTACGGAACGGACTACCCGGCCGCGCACAACGATGGCGGCAAACTCGGGCTCGATAGCGACCGGTTGTTTGCCGAATGGCATCTTGAAAGCGATAAGGTCAACGCGCTCAGTCGTGGCGGATCATATGTCGAATCGGATGATTTCGACGGTGCGATCGAGATTCCCGCGAATTGGGACGAACTGGTGAGAACCGATCTTCGCGAAGCCATCGCCCAGCAAGAACGGATCAAGAACGAGTTTACAAGTGCGTTCGCCGACGGTTTCTTCGGCCGTGGCTTTGATCGCGGCAACGGCGCACCGCGGTATTTCCTCTTCAAAAGCTGA
- a CDS encoding DnaJ domain-containing protein, with amino-acid sequence MAEVLTELLYAELDGSIRLSTHDSKAVIYVRDGELLFAVSNQRRFRMFQMLLDANLITKAALVDIPEFTNDVLLAKTLRQRDLVPETALEMLLARQVESILYETIGWKEGTWNFSPLARIKGDMRCNIDVQAILVKYARDLPPDSIVRRFRSFKESFGRKASFPAHINLVPREAFLLSRFENGLLRIEELNQMTGLPDAENLRGLYSLWLGGFLMRTGWNAPISARQITEIHSAKLELKMPDEPVPEPVANEPSQPVEAVPKPESPVDSPGPVPEPKQEISLESYLLRIESSETHYETLDVPIESSAEQIKNAYFALAKRFHPDLHYRSADDESRRRIQNAFTEIAHAYETLRNEDTRLGYDYRLKAILDELRRQGKNPEKKEPTSHKQLTEASEIFDHGFNLLMEEEYEAALPYLTRAVSMAPNNARYHAYYGKVLSADRSLKFKAEAEIQTAIKLEPENPTFRLLLAEFFIDHNLLKRAEGELNRLIANFPDNSEARAMLDRLR; translated from the coding sequence TTGGCAGAGGTTCTGACGGAGTTGCTCTACGCGGAGCTCGACGGGTCGATTCGACTTTCCACGCACGATTCAAAAGCGGTGATCTACGTTCGCGATGGCGAACTTCTTTTTGCCGTTTCGAATCAGCGACGATTCCGTATGTTTCAGATGCTGCTCGACGCGAACCTGATCACGAAAGCGGCTTTGGTCGACATTCCCGAGTTCACCAACGACGTTTTGCTTGCAAAGACGTTGCGTCAAAGGGATCTTGTACCTGAAACAGCCCTCGAGATGCTTCTCGCCAGACAGGTCGAATCGATTCTATATGAAACGATCGGCTGGAAGGAAGGCACTTGGAACTTCAGTCCGCTAGCGAGGATCAAAGGCGATATGCGCTGCAATATTGATGTTCAAGCCATTTTGGTCAAGTACGCGCGGGATCTGCCCCCGGATTCGATCGTTCGCCGCTTCAGAAGCTTCAAGGAATCGTTTGGTCGAAAAGCCTCGTTTCCGGCGCATATCAACCTTGTTCCGCGAGAGGCATTTCTCCTATCGCGTTTTGAGAACGGACTGCTACGAATAGAGGAGCTGAACCAAATGACGGGCTTGCCGGACGCCGAGAATCTGCGAGGGCTTTACTCCCTTTGGCTTGGCGGTTTCCTGATGCGTACCGGTTGGAACGCCCCGATCAGCGCGAGGCAGATCACCGAGATCCATTCGGCAAAACTCGAATTGAAGATGCCTGACGAGCCTGTTCCTGAACCGGTGGCTAACGAACCGTCGCAGCCGGTCGAAGCGGTTCCAAAACCAGAATCGCCGGTCGATTCACCGGGTCCTGTACCTGAACCGAAACAAGAGATCTCGCTTGAATCATATCTCTTACGAATCGAAAGCTCCGAAACGCACTATGAAACGCTGGATGTCCCGATCGAGTCTTCCGCAGAGCAGATAAAAAACGCCTATTTTGCGCTCGCCAAGAGGTTTCATCCCGATTTGCACTACAGAAGCGCCGACGATGAAAGCCGTCGCCGCATCCAAAACGCGTTTACCGAGATCGCGCACGCGTATGAGACGCTTCGCAACGAAGATACGCGGCTCGGTTACGATTACCGGCTGAAGGCGATTCTCGACGAACTGCGGCGGCAGGGCAAAAACCCCGAAAAGAAGGAGCCGACGAGTCATAAACAGCTAACTGAAGCCTCGGAAATCTTCGATCACGGATTCAATCTGTTGATGGAAGAAGAATATGAAGCGGCATTGCCCTATCTGACACGCGCCGTTTCAATGGCTCCCAACAACGCGCGATACCACGCTTATTACGGCAAGGTGCTTTCGGCCGATCGTTCGCTGAAATTCAAAGCCGAAGCAGAGATCCAAACGGCCATCAAACTTGAACCCGAAAATCCGACGTTCCGGCTTCTGCTCGCCGAGTTCTTTATTGACCATAATCTTCTCAAACGGGCCGAAGGCGAACTCAACCGTTTGATTGCGAATTTCCCAGATAATTCGGAAGCCCGCGCAATGCTCGACAGGTTGCGGTAG
- a CDS encoding HD domain-containing protein: MESIFAAESPVVESFDDVSTELGAEIDDFEGYAHAHGRRIAAIADALAEKFNFASHDRSSLRQAAMLHDIGEMLMNREYIRSSRVLNDDERIDMQRHTVIGEQEAARRGNSRAVQLLIRWHHEWWNGGGYPDALERDQIPLAARILRVADTYCAMTDSRPYSMAISASEAMRYLIEWSGIEFDPKVVAAFLSLRELPELVSYADERPANFD, translated from the coding sequence ATGGAAAGTATCTTTGCCGCCGAGTCGCCGGTAGTTGAATCGTTTGACGACGTTTCGACGGAACTTGGCGCGGAAATCGACGATTTTGAAGGTTACGCGCACGCGCACGGACGTCGCATCGCGGCGATCGCCGATGCGTTGGCCGAAAAGTTCAATTTTGCTTCCCACGACCGGTCTTCGCTGAGGCAGGCCGCAATGCTTCACGACATCGGTGAGATGCTGATGAATCGTGAGTACATTCGTTCAAGCCGCGTTCTGAACGACGATGAACGGATCGATATGCAACGCCACACGGTGATCGGAGAACAGGAAGCGGCGCGGCGCGGGAATTCACGCGCGGTCCAGCTTTTGATTCGCTGGCATCACGAATGGTGGAACGGCGGCGGCTATCCGGACGCGCTCGAGCGCGACCAGATCCCACTCGCCGCAAGAATTCTTCGGGTCGCGGACACGTACTGCGCGATGACCGATTCACGCCCTTACTCGATGGCAATTTCCGCCAGCGAAGCAATGCGCTACCTGATCGAATGGTCAGGAATCGAATTCGATCCGAAAGTAGTCGCGGCCTTTTTGTCGCTTCGCGAACTGCCCGAACTCGTCTCGTACGCCGACGAGCGTCCCGCAAATTTTGACTGA
- a CDS encoding MFS transporter: MNLTYSQLLRGNRDFRNLFAGQLISELGNWFNYIAGLGLIRLVSGASPEAAGILLLCRTLPWSVLMPFAGTLADRFSRRQIMIWTDVVRGFLALVFLLVDSRDDMWIAYSGAVVLSTASAFFDGAKNAAIPNIAGRDGLLSGTALMFSSRFLLMAIGSALGGIASAYFGYDVAFVINALSFFASAVSISLVSEEAMREDETAKREKESFMAELKEGMRYTVRNRFALTILLMNIIWATGGGATFLAFEGLATKVFGGLGQNADFIVAVLMSSNGVGLTIGMILAHRVGSFVERRRIERSFIGWALLAHGVLFALAGIMPTVWLAALFVVFSRTVVGAEYAVQETIFQRGLPDHIRGRITTLDRGAEITIFSFSSYLAGLSLNYVSAQLLTIVSGLLAGSSGLIWFLRQKEEIRLAEPDETRVKP; encoded by the coding sequence ATGAACTTAACTTATTCACAACTCTTAAGGGGTAATCGCGATTTCCGCAACCTGTTCGCGGGCCAGTTGATCTCCGAACTCGGAAACTGGTTCAACTACATCGCGGGCCTCGGTCTGATCCGCCTCGTCTCGGGCGCCTCACCGGAGGCTGCGGGAATTCTGCTCCTCTGCCGGACTCTGCCGTGGTCGGTGCTGATGCCGTTTGCGGGAACGCTCGCCGATCGGTTTTCGCGCCGGCAGATCATGATCTGGACGGATGTCGTCCGCGGCTTTCTGGCGCTCGTTTTCTTGCTCGTCGATTCGCGCGACGATATGTGGATCGCGTATTCAGGCGCCGTGGTTTTATCGACGGCGTCGGCGTTTTTCGACGGCGCGAAGAATGCCGCGATTCCGAACATCGCGGGCCGCGACGGACTTCTTTCGGGAACCGCGCTGATGTTTTCGTCACGCTTTCTGCTGATGGCGATCGGTTCGGCGCTCGGCGGGATCGCATCGGCCTATTTTGGGTACGACGTTGCTTTCGTCATCAACGCGCTCTCGTTCTTCGCTTCCGCGGTCTCGATCTCGCTTGTTTCCGAGGAAGCGATGCGTGAGGACGAAACGGCGAAACGCGAGAAAGAGTCGTTTATGGCGGAACTCAAGGAAGGAATGCGTTACACCGTCAGGAACCGCTTCGCGCTGACGATCCTTTTGATGAACATCATATGGGCCACCGGCGGCGGGGCGACTTTTCTGGCTTTTGAAGGATTGGCGACGAAGGTTTTCGGCGGACTCGGGCAAAACGCCGATTTCATAGTTGCCGTGCTGATGTCGTCGAACGGCGTCGGGCTGACGATCGGGATGATCCTCGCGCACCGCGTCGGGTCTTTTGTCGAACGCCGCCGGATCGAGCGTTCGTTCATCGGCTGGGCGCTCCTCGCACACGGTGTGCTGTTCGCGCTTGCGGGAATTATGCCTACGGTTTGGCTTGCCGCGCTCTTCGTGGTCTTTTCGCGAACCGTGGTCGGAGCCGAATACGCGGTTCAGGAAACCATCTTTCAACGCGGCCTTCCGGATCACATCCGCGGCCGCATAACGACCCTCGACCGCGGCGCGGAGATCACGATCTTCAGTTTTTCAAGTTATCTCGCGGGTCTTTCGCTGAACTATGTTTCAGCGCAATTGCTGACGATCGTGTCCGGTTTGCTCGCCGGAAGTTCGGGTTTGATCTGGTTCTTGAGGCAAAAAGAGGAGATCCGTCTGGCCGAACCCGACGAAACCCGCGTCAAGCCGTGA